From Aquila chrysaetos chrysaetos chromosome 3, bAquChr1.4, whole genome shotgun sequence, the proteins below share one genomic window:
- the SDC4 gene encoding syndecan-4 isoform X2: MTRCERVVLFSVNVRETETMDARWLDYPASGDLPDDEDIGEFRPHLTSDGLDIDEASGSGDYSDSEDAIYLTTMDTPVVSDNYIPGDTERKIEGEKKNTMVDNEIIPDKAVPVEENLSNKISMASTANSSIFERTEVLTALIAGGAVGLLFAVFLILLLVYRMKKKDEGSYDLGKKPIYKKAPTNEFYA; this comes from the exons GTGAGAGAAACAGAGACCATGGATGCCCGATGGCTTGACTACCCTGCCTCCGGAGACTTGCCAGATGATGAAGACATTGGCGAATTCAGGCCTCACTTAACTTCTGATGGATTAGATATAGATGAGGCATCTGGGTCTGGAG ACTACTCAGACTCTGAAGATGCCATATATCTGACCACCATGGATACTCCTGTG GTATCTGACAACTATATCCCTGGAGATACTGAGAGAAAGATAGaaggtgagaagaaaaatacaatggTGGACAATGAAATCATTCCAGACAAAGCTGTACCTGTTGAAGAGAACCTGTCCAACAAGATCTCCATGGCAAGCACAgccaacagcagcatttttgaaagaacagaagTCCTTACAG ctcTCATTGCAGGAGGGGCGGTGGGCCTCCTGTTTGCTGTCTTCCTGATCCTCCTTTTAGTCTATCGCATGAAGAAAAAGGATGAAGGCAGTTACGACCTTGGGAAGAAACCGATCTACAAGAAAGCCCCTACAAATGAGTTCTATGCTTAA